The nucleotide window CATAACATTAAAATCAGCCAGGCTTTCGCTAATGTCAGTAATATGCCTAGCAATTTCTTTTAATTGATGCTTAGTATTTGCATCGTGCTTATTTCGAAGTCTTGTCACCCTTTTAGCAATGCGATCAAGTTTATTTGCTGAAGTTTTTAGTTTCTGATTTATCTCATCTGCTTGCAATTTCTCGGATTCTATTTCAGCCAAGAGACGAGCGTGGATGTCCAAAATATCAACTTTTACTTGATTTGCTTCATTAGAAACAATCTTAAATATATTATCCTGTCTTAGTTCTTTAGCTCTTTGTACAGTTGAAAGCGTTGTTAGCTCCCTATAAGCGTCGGAGCTTTTTATGGATTCAAAACTTGGTTTTGTCTTCTTCCTATTACTGCTCGAATCAGCGGAAAATAAGAAGCTCATATGCTGATTGCAATAGTAACCTACTTTTGCTGTTTTACTTAACGAAGTAATCATACGGTTAGGGATTTTTTAAGGTTAAATACAGGTACATGAATCTTCGTCACGTGATACAGAATAAATAGCTCTGAAGTATTAAGGTATATTGTTTTACCTAGAAACCACTTGATTTTGGAAATGTTATTCTGATTTATTATTGCGAGTTTTTGTTACCATTCGTCTTTAGTTAAACCTTATGGAACTGGTTCGCAATTTAACTCTCATAAGCTACATTCGGAATTAAATTTTAGAAAAAATACTCTGAAATGAACTTAAAAAACACAATAGACTTAAAATTACCAATAATTAACGTTTAACATATAAATGGACTTTATTTAATTACATGATGGATGAACTATTTTATGTATGTATGTTAAAAAGATGATTGTGTAAATTTTATACATTGTGTATTTAATCTTTCCTGAAGTGCATTGAGATGGACTTCAAACATGCAATAGCAACTGCGGATTAAAAGCTGAACATTAGTCCCCTTTTGAGATTATATATAGTTTATAATCACGTTTAATATTTTATATGTTTAGCGCGCGCGCCTTTGAAAAATCTATCTGCGACTTTAGTTGATGATAGTTCGGAAATCTTCTTTGTCCTAAGAAAACAATGTCTGTCGAGCAGAGATCTAATGGTATGTTATATTGAGTTCATATTGGCATAAAGCGGTGATGCTAACTCTTAAATAGTTTTACAAGTTAAGTACAATGAGTACAAGCAAACTTTAGGGGCATTACAAAGCAAAATCATAGAATTGGGGAACGACAAAGACGAACATGAATTAGTACTAGTCACTTTAAGAAAAACAGATGATAGCAGGAAATGCTATCGAATGGTTGGTGGCACACTTGTTGAGACGAATGTGAAAACTACTATCCCGATATTGGAAACTAAACTTTCTAACATCACTAGTGCCGTCTCGAATTTAAAAAAGGAATTGATAAAAACGGCGGAAGAGTTCGAAAAATGGAAAAAGGTTAACAAAATTCAAGTGATCAAGCAGTGACGAGCATGATGATTAATATATAATGTTGCACTTTAACTAACGTATCTATTAAATACTATAACATCAATTCTTTTCTGCGATCTTTTCTGTAGTCTTTTCTGTAATCTTTATCGCATTGCCGGGAATGTTGATGTATAAGAAGACAAAAATAACATACCAAGCAATAACACAGAAAATTGAACCAATGTTAACCCAAGCATTTGTAATCTCATAACTTCTAGGGTATTCATCATTTGCCAAGTGGCGTACTGCCTTGACATCTTTCTCATATATATAAGAAATACCAGTCCTTTTATAATCAGTGACAAATGAGAATACACCATGGTGATCGGGCAATTTAAACTCGCCAGTAGAGTAATATTGTACTTCCTTGGTGGAACGTGAAGCATTTAAAGTTAAGCGATAATATGGGTCGATCATTCTTAGTTCAAATTGAACGTCGTTTGCTATGTAAGGAACCCATTGATCACCCTTCCATTCTGAGAAGCCAATTTCATACACAATAGGATCTCTGATTTTATACGGAACTTCTTCCCAGGTTGAACCGTCAATATGGTTATGGGTAAAGCCAACGCTTTTTATAACGCCCTTTTCCCTGAAAGTCCACTTAATCAATTCCTCAATGAACTGACTATTTATTGGAGAGTTAGCATTACTAAAAAAGGCATCACTCCCAGCCCATGTAGCTCTGGCGTTGTTCAAATTCTGAACAGCAGCCATCATGTATCCTTGCGAACCTATAGTCCAATCGTCTTCCCGTTTGCCCCTCGCAAAAGATGTTCTGGGGGCTGGCAAAATAGGGACTATAAGTTCACTATTTCCCAAAAGAGCTGAAGAACCACTATATACTAGGTTAACTGGCGCTTCAGAACTGTATACGTATGAATTTTTGACCTCTCTAGTTGAAACAGTTATAACATCAGCCGTGCCACTTTGAAAGTAATCCACCAATTGGTAATCTTTTGGGCTAGGATATATGCCTAATTGATTCAAAAATACACGTACTGGGGTAGTTAATCCTCTTGGCGATGTGATCGCTAAAATGTCCCCCCCCTCGGAAAAGAATTGAAGCAGTGACTGCGTGGAAATCTTGCTGTTGATAATGCGA belongs to Eremothecium sinecaudum strain ATCC 58844 chromosome IV, complete sequence and includes:
- the GIM4 gene encoding tubulin-binding prefolding complex subunit GIM4 (Syntenic homolog of Ashbya gossypii ADL004W; Syntenic homolog of Saccharomyces cerevisiae YEL003W (GIM4); 1-intron in Ashbya gossypii); its protein translation is MSVEQRSNVLQVKYNEYKQTLGALQSKIIELGNDKDEHELVLVTLRKTDDSRKCYRMVGGTLVETNVKTTIPILETKLSNITSAVSNLKKELIKTAEEFEKWKKVNKIQVIKQ
- the WBP1 gene encoding dolichyl-diphosphooligosaccharide-protein glycotransferase (Syntenic homolog of Ashbya gossypii ADL003C; Syntenic homolog of Saccharomyces cerevisiae YEL002C (WBP1)); this translates as MLGHILSCFLCVFSIVSALSVHGLKTLVIYDSKITNLEDYSAFFEGLKKRQFITDVVSVSDADTDHVALYDGETRLYDNLILFPIKGRIINSKISTQSLLQFFSEGGDILAITSPRGLTTPVRVFLNQLGIYPSPKDYQLVDYFQSGTADVITVSTREVKNSYVYSSEAPVNLVYSGSSALLGNSELIVPILPAPRTSFARGKREDDWTIGSQGYMMAAVQNLNNARATWAGSDAFFSNANSPINSQFIEELIKWTFREKGVIKSVGFTHNHIDGSTWEEVPYKIRDPIVYEIGFSEWKGDQWVPYIANDVQFELRMIDPYYRLTLNASRSTKEVQYYSTGEFKLPDHHGVFSFVTDYKRTGISYIYEKDVKAVRHLANDEYPRSYEITNAWVNIGSIFCVIAWYVIFVFLYINIPGNAIKITEKTTEKIAEKN